The Bombus fervidus isolate BK054 chromosome 1, iyBomFerv1, whole genome shotgun sequence genome includes a window with the following:
- the Sf3a2 gene encoding splicing factor 3A subunit 2, with protein sequence MDFQNRPGGKTGGGGVASWSESNRDRRERLRQLALETIDLNKDPYFMKNHLGSYECKLCLTLHNNEGSYLAHTQGKKHQANLARRAAKEAKEAPQTLAPEKPRVEPKKFVKIGRPGYRVTKQRDPESGQQSLLFQVDYPEVADNVIPRHRFMSAYEQRVEPPDRKWQYLLFAAEPYETIAFKVPSREVEKAEGKFWTHWNKDTKQFFLQFAFKNEKPSVGKVPPPPVPLIRPGLGPPMVPVPPPPRPPIFNPVPPPPALLATGMQIPPPPPHLA encoded by the exons ATGGATTTTCAAAATCGTCCAGGAGGCAAAACTGGCGGTGGAGGTGTCGCGTCCTGGTCAGAAAGTAATCGAGATAGAAGAGAACGTTTACGACAACTTGCGTTGGAGACTATTGACCTCAATAAGGATccatattttatgaaaaatcatTTAGGTTCTTATGAATGTAAATTATGTTTAACTCTTCACAATAATGAGGGCAGTTATTTGGCCCATACACAAGGTAAAAAGCATCAAGCTAACCTAGCTAGAAGAGCTGCTAAAGAAGCAAAGGAAGCTCCTCAAACACTTGCTCCTGAAAAACCTCGAGTAGAAccaaaaaaatttgtaaagatTGGAAGACCAGGTTATAGAGTAACTAAACAAAGAGATCCAGAATCAGGACAACAAAGTTTATTATTCCAAGTTGACTATCCAGAAGTTGCAGATAATGTTATTCCAAGGCATAGGTTTATGTCAGCATATGAACAGAGAGTTGAACCACCAGATCGTAAATGGCAATATTTATTGTTTGCTGCTGAGCCTTATGAAACTATAGCTTTCAAG gTACCTAGTAGAGAAGTTGAAAAGGCAGAAGGCAAGTTTTGGACACATTGGAACAAAGATACAAAACaattctttttacaatttgcATTTAAAAACGAAAAGCCTTCAGTTGGTAAAGTGCCACCACCTCCAGTTCCTCTAATACGACCTGGTTTAGGACCACCTATGGTACCAGTACCACCACCACCAAGACCACCTATATTTAATCCAGTACCACCACCACCAGCACTTCTAGCCACTGGCATGCAAATACCTCCACCACCACCTCATTtagcataa
- the Eif5b gene encoding eukaryotic translation initiation factor 5B isoform X1, which translates to MQESQPKKGKKARRKRNDSDEDIEKVLAELELEYSGQKKEVKDEPVEQKPEDEDKKKKGKKDKKKEKGDVIDIKEELKVSEYLEVNNIDDEMEVGTVKTAAQKKKEKKEREKQKKLAQKKAEIIKKGENEEGKAASTIEKQGKKELEVKVPETKTVELKEANEADTSAPGEGDEGKKKKKKGGKEEMKEKGKGPGKKTIAAMQEALKKLKEEEERLKREQEEKLRQEELREQARLEQLRLEQERKERKKLKEKQRKERLKAEGKLLTTKQKQDRARAQAMLNALKAQGLDLPGVGEKKPPRPGTRVRPNKIKQQISVDEKDDEKVEENVAEANRVELEIVDQQPKEFEEKEDDVKDSWDAETTEDEQDEDNFIDKLDDVPKTPEKLKATILLLEKEKRSQIVEAGKESSESESESESGSESETEESEDDSGVEDKVSDAARKKERVRERIQLRRIEAEKKKSIDNLRAAVVCVLGHVDTGKTKILDKLRRTNVQDGEAGGITQQIGATNVPIDAIRESTKHVKGFDENKFKIPGLLIIDTPGHESFSNLRNRGSSLCDIAILVVDIMHGLEPQTIESINLLKTKKCPFIVALNKIDRLYDWQTMNRKDVQDIVKSQAINTQREFEKRSKDVIVQFAEQGLNAALFYENPDPRSYVSLVPTSAITGEGMGNLLSLIVDACQGPLAKRLMYSEELQATVLEVKALPGLGTTIDCILVNGILKEGETMIVAGTDGPIVTQIRSLLMPQPLKELRVKNAYIEHREVKAAQGVKIAAKDLEKAIAGLNLQVAHKPDEVDVLKEEIAKELTSALGNIRLVERGVYVQASTLGALEALLDFLKSSKIPYAGIRIGPVVKKDVMKASIMLEHDSQYATILAFDVKIERDAQELADSLGVKIFQADIIYHLFDKFTSYREELKQRKRDENKHIAVFPCKLRILPQYIFNSRDPIVMGVMVEAGIVKEGTPLCVPSKDFVELGMVTSIEYNHKPVESARKGQEVCVKIEPIPGEAPKMFGRHFDEKDFVVSKISRQSIDACKEYFRDDLVKTDWQLMVELKKLFQIL; encoded by the exons ATGCAAGAATCTCAACCGAAGAAAGGCAAGAAAG CTAGAAGAAAGCGCAATGATAGTGATGAAGATATCGAAAAAGTTTTGGCTGAATTGGAATTGGAATATTCTGGACAAAAGAAAGAAGTTAAAGATGAGCCAGTTGAACAGAAACCTGAAgatgaagataaaaagaagaaaggaaaaaaggataagaaaaaggaaaaaggtgATGTCATTGATATTAAAGAAGAGTTAAAGGTTAGTGAATACCTTGAAGTAAATAACATTGATGATGAAATGGAAGTTGGTACTGTGAAAACTGCTGcacagaagaagaaagaaaagaaagaaagagaaaagcagAAGAAACTTGCACAGAAAAAAGCT gaaataattaagaaGGGAGAAAATGAAGAAGGAAAGGCTGCATCTACAATAGAAAAACAAGGTAAAAAAGAGCTAGAAGTAAAGGTTCCAGAAACAAAAACAGTAGAATTGAAGGAGGCCAATGAAGCAGACACTTCTGCACCTGGTGAAGGTGACgagggaaagaagaaaaaaaagaaaggtggAAAAGAGGAAATGAAGGAAAAAG GCAAAGGTCCTGGGAAGAAGACTATTGCTGCAATGCAGGAAGCcttaaagaaattgaaagaggaagaagagaggTTAAAACGAGAACAAGAAGAGAAGTTACGGCAAGAAGAATTGCGGGAACAAGCTCGATTAGAACAACTCAGACTTGAACAGGAacggaaagaaaggaaaaaactTAAGGAAAAgcagagaaaagaaaggttAAAGGCAGAAGGGAAACTTTTGACTACGAAACAAAAACAAGATAGGGCCAGAGCACAAGCTATGCTCAATGCACTTAAAGCTCAAGGTCTAGATTTACCAGGTGTAGGGGAGAAGAAACCTCCTAGACCAG GAACTCGTGTAAGGCCGAACAAGATAAAACAGCAAATAAGTGTCGATGAAAAAGATGATgaaaaagtagaagaaaatGTGGCAGAAGCAAATAGAGTTGAATTAGAAATCGTGGATCAGCAACCAAAGGAGTttgaagaaaaggaagatgaTGTCAAAGATTCATGGGATGCTGAAACTACTGAAGATGAACAGGACGAAg ataatttcaTAGATAAATTAGACGATGTGCCAAAAACTCCTGAAAAGCTTAAGGCAACGATACTTTTACTCGAGAAAGAAAAGCGGTCACAAATTGTAGAAGCTGGAAAGGAATCTTCAGAAAGTGAATCAGAGAGCGAGAGCGGTAGTGAATCAGAGACAGAAGAAAGCGAAGATGATAGTGGTGTAGAAGATAAAGTATCAGATGCAGCGAGGAAAAAGGAACGAGTTAGAGAACGAATACAACTCCGAAGGATAGAagcggaaaagaaaaaatcaatAGATAATCTCAGAGCTGCCGTAGTGTGCGTTCTAGGTCATGTTGATACTGGCAAAACAAAAATTCTTGATAAGTTGAGGAGAACAAATGTACAAGACGGTGAAGCGGGTGGTATAACTCAACAAATTGGTGCCACAAATGTACCTATCGATGCTATTCGAGAATCAACGAAACACGTGAAAGGA TTTgatgaaaacaaatttaaaatacctGGACTTTTGATAATAGACACTCCTGGACACGAATCTTTTAGTAATTTAAGAAACCGAGGATCTTCTCTATGTGATATAGCGATATTAGTCGTAGATATTATGCATGGTTTAGAACCACAAACTATCGAAAGTATTAATTTGCTTAAAACGAAGAAATGTCCTTTCATTGtagctttaaataaaattgacag ATTATATGATTGGCAAACTATGAATCGGAAAGATGTTCAAGATATTGTAAAAAGTCAAGCTATTAATACACAACGTGAGTTTGAAAAACGTTCGAAGGATGTTATTGTGCAATTTGCGGAACAAGGCCTGAATGCtgcattattttatgaaaatccaGATCCTAGAAGTTATGTTTCCCTTGTACCTACTAGTGCTATTACAG GCGAGGGTATGGGCAATCTACTATCGTTAATAGTAGATGCCTGCCAAGGTCCACTAGCTAAGAGGCTCATGTATAGCGAAGAGCTTCAAGCCACTGTTCTAGAAGTGAAAGCATTACCAGGCCTTGGAACAACAATAGATTGCATTCTAGTCAATGGAATATTGAAAGAAGGTGAAACAATGATAGTAGCAGGTACCGATGGTCCAATAGTAACTCAAATACGTTCGCTTCTTATGCCACAACCGTTGAAAGAATTAAGAGTTAAA AATGCGTATATCGAACATCGTGAGGTTAAAGCTGCGCAAGGAGTAAAAATTGCTGCAAAGGATTTAGAAAAAGCGATTGCAG gATTGAATCTGCAAGTAGCTCACAAACCAGATGAAGTGGATGTCCTGAAAGAAGAAATCGCGAAGGAGTTGACAAGTGCTCTTGGCAATATTCGACTCGTGGAACGTGGTGTTTACGTGCAAGCGTCGACATTAGGAGCCCTAGAAGCGTTGTTGGACTTCCTTAAAAGTAGCAAGATACCg tATGCTGGAATTCGCATCGGCCCTGTAGTCAAGAAGGATGTTATGAAAGCCTCTATCATGTTGGAACACGATAGTCA GTACGCCACGATCTTGGCGTTCGACGTGAAGATCGAGAGAGACGCTCAAGAGTTGGCCGACTCGTTAGGAGTTAAAATCTTCCAGGCAGACATTATTTACCATCTCTTCGACAAGTTCACCTCGTACAGAGAAGAACTGAAGCAACGTAAACGAGACGAAAACAAGCATATCGCTGTATTCCCTTGTAAACTTCGTATCTTGCCACAG TACATCTTCAACTCTCGAGATCCTATCGTAATGGGCGTGATGGTGGAAGCCGGGATCGTAAAAGAAGGAACACCGCTTTGCGTGCCCAGTAAAGAC
- the Eif5b gene encoding eukaryotic translation initiation factor 5B isoform X2: MQESQPKKGKKARRKRNDSDEDIEKVLAELELEYSGQKKEVKDEPVEQKPEDEDKKKKGKKDKKKEKGDVIDIKEELKVSEYLEVNNIDDEMEVGTVKTAAQKKKEKKEREKQKKLAQKKAEIIKKGENEEGKAASTIEKQGKKELEVKVPETKTVELKEANEADTSAPGEGDEGKKKKKKGGKEEMKEKGKGPGKKTIAAMQEALKKLKEEEERLKREQEEKLRQEELREQARLEQLRLEQERKERKKLKEKQRKERLKAEGKLLTTKQKQDRARAQAMLNALKAQGLDLPGVGEKKPPRPGTRVRPNKIKQQISVDEKDDEKVEENVAEANRVELEIVDQQPKEFEEKEDDVKDSWDAETTEDEQDEDKLDDVPKTPEKLKATILLLEKEKRSQIVEAGKESSESESESESGSESETEESEDDSGVEDKVSDAARKKERVRERIQLRRIEAEKKKSIDNLRAAVVCVLGHVDTGKTKILDKLRRTNVQDGEAGGITQQIGATNVPIDAIRESTKHVKGFDENKFKIPGLLIIDTPGHESFSNLRNRGSSLCDIAILVVDIMHGLEPQTIESINLLKTKKCPFIVALNKIDRLYDWQTMNRKDVQDIVKSQAINTQREFEKRSKDVIVQFAEQGLNAALFYENPDPRSYVSLVPTSAITGEGMGNLLSLIVDACQGPLAKRLMYSEELQATVLEVKALPGLGTTIDCILVNGILKEGETMIVAGTDGPIVTQIRSLLMPQPLKELRVKNAYIEHREVKAAQGVKIAAKDLEKAIAGLNLQVAHKPDEVDVLKEEIAKELTSALGNIRLVERGVYVQASTLGALEALLDFLKSSKIPYAGIRIGPVVKKDVMKASIMLEHDSQYATILAFDVKIERDAQELADSLGVKIFQADIIYHLFDKFTSYREELKQRKRDENKHIAVFPCKLRILPQYIFNSRDPIVMGVMVEAGIVKEGTPLCVPSKDFVELGMVTSIEYNHKPVESARKGQEVCVKIEPIPGEAPKMFGRHFDEKDFVVSKISRQSIDACKEYFRDDLVKTDWQLMVELKKLFQIL; this comes from the exons ATGCAAGAATCTCAACCGAAGAAAGGCAAGAAAG CTAGAAGAAAGCGCAATGATAGTGATGAAGATATCGAAAAAGTTTTGGCTGAATTGGAATTGGAATATTCTGGACAAAAGAAAGAAGTTAAAGATGAGCCAGTTGAACAGAAACCTGAAgatgaagataaaaagaagaaaggaaaaaaggataagaaaaaggaaaaaggtgATGTCATTGATATTAAAGAAGAGTTAAAGGTTAGTGAATACCTTGAAGTAAATAACATTGATGATGAAATGGAAGTTGGTACTGTGAAAACTGCTGcacagaagaagaaagaaaagaaagaaagagaaaagcagAAGAAACTTGCACAGAAAAAAGCT gaaataattaagaaGGGAGAAAATGAAGAAGGAAAGGCTGCATCTACAATAGAAAAACAAGGTAAAAAAGAGCTAGAAGTAAAGGTTCCAGAAACAAAAACAGTAGAATTGAAGGAGGCCAATGAAGCAGACACTTCTGCACCTGGTGAAGGTGACgagggaaagaagaaaaaaaagaaaggtggAAAAGAGGAAATGAAGGAAAAAG GCAAAGGTCCTGGGAAGAAGACTATTGCTGCAATGCAGGAAGCcttaaagaaattgaaagaggaagaagagaggTTAAAACGAGAACAAGAAGAGAAGTTACGGCAAGAAGAATTGCGGGAACAAGCTCGATTAGAACAACTCAGACTTGAACAGGAacggaaagaaaggaaaaaactTAAGGAAAAgcagagaaaagaaaggttAAAGGCAGAAGGGAAACTTTTGACTACGAAACAAAAACAAGATAGGGCCAGAGCACAAGCTATGCTCAATGCACTTAAAGCTCAAGGTCTAGATTTACCAGGTGTAGGGGAGAAGAAACCTCCTAGACCAG GAACTCGTGTAAGGCCGAACAAGATAAAACAGCAAATAAGTGTCGATGAAAAAGATGATgaaaaagtagaagaaaatGTGGCAGAAGCAAATAGAGTTGAATTAGAAATCGTGGATCAGCAACCAAAGGAGTttgaagaaaaggaagatgaTGTCAAAGATTCATGGGATGCTGAAACTACTGAAGATGAACAGGACGAAg ATAAATTAGACGATGTGCCAAAAACTCCTGAAAAGCTTAAGGCAACGATACTTTTACTCGAGAAAGAAAAGCGGTCACAAATTGTAGAAGCTGGAAAGGAATCTTCAGAAAGTGAATCAGAGAGCGAGAGCGGTAGTGAATCAGAGACAGAAGAAAGCGAAGATGATAGTGGTGTAGAAGATAAAGTATCAGATGCAGCGAGGAAAAAGGAACGAGTTAGAGAACGAATACAACTCCGAAGGATAGAagcggaaaagaaaaaatcaatAGATAATCTCAGAGCTGCCGTAGTGTGCGTTCTAGGTCATGTTGATACTGGCAAAACAAAAATTCTTGATAAGTTGAGGAGAACAAATGTACAAGACGGTGAAGCGGGTGGTATAACTCAACAAATTGGTGCCACAAATGTACCTATCGATGCTATTCGAGAATCAACGAAACACGTGAAAGGA TTTgatgaaaacaaatttaaaatacctGGACTTTTGATAATAGACACTCCTGGACACGAATCTTTTAGTAATTTAAGAAACCGAGGATCTTCTCTATGTGATATAGCGATATTAGTCGTAGATATTATGCATGGTTTAGAACCACAAACTATCGAAAGTATTAATTTGCTTAAAACGAAGAAATGTCCTTTCATTGtagctttaaataaaattgacag ATTATATGATTGGCAAACTATGAATCGGAAAGATGTTCAAGATATTGTAAAAAGTCAAGCTATTAATACACAACGTGAGTTTGAAAAACGTTCGAAGGATGTTATTGTGCAATTTGCGGAACAAGGCCTGAATGCtgcattattttatgaaaatccaGATCCTAGAAGTTATGTTTCCCTTGTACCTACTAGTGCTATTACAG GCGAGGGTATGGGCAATCTACTATCGTTAATAGTAGATGCCTGCCAAGGTCCACTAGCTAAGAGGCTCATGTATAGCGAAGAGCTTCAAGCCACTGTTCTAGAAGTGAAAGCATTACCAGGCCTTGGAACAACAATAGATTGCATTCTAGTCAATGGAATATTGAAAGAAGGTGAAACAATGATAGTAGCAGGTACCGATGGTCCAATAGTAACTCAAATACGTTCGCTTCTTATGCCACAACCGTTGAAAGAATTAAGAGTTAAA AATGCGTATATCGAACATCGTGAGGTTAAAGCTGCGCAAGGAGTAAAAATTGCTGCAAAGGATTTAGAAAAAGCGATTGCAG gATTGAATCTGCAAGTAGCTCACAAACCAGATGAAGTGGATGTCCTGAAAGAAGAAATCGCGAAGGAGTTGACAAGTGCTCTTGGCAATATTCGACTCGTGGAACGTGGTGTTTACGTGCAAGCGTCGACATTAGGAGCCCTAGAAGCGTTGTTGGACTTCCTTAAAAGTAGCAAGATACCg tATGCTGGAATTCGCATCGGCCCTGTAGTCAAGAAGGATGTTATGAAAGCCTCTATCATGTTGGAACACGATAGTCA GTACGCCACGATCTTGGCGTTCGACGTGAAGATCGAGAGAGACGCTCAAGAGTTGGCCGACTCGTTAGGAGTTAAAATCTTCCAGGCAGACATTATTTACCATCTCTTCGACAAGTTCACCTCGTACAGAGAAGAACTGAAGCAACGTAAACGAGACGAAAACAAGCATATCGCTGTATTCCCTTGTAAACTTCGTATCTTGCCACAG TACATCTTCAACTCTCGAGATCCTATCGTAATGGGCGTGATGGTGGAAGCCGGGATCGTAAAAGAAGGAACACCGCTTTGCGTGCCCAGTAAAGAC
- the Rpl27a gene encoding ribosomal protein L27A, translating into MSTHKKKTRKLRGHVSHGHGRIGKHRKHPGGRGNAGGLHHHRINFDKYHPGYFGKLGMRNYHLRRNTKWCPTLNLDKLWTLVSEQTRLKYKNSENKVPVIDLVKAGYYKLLGKGRLPKQPVIVKAKFFSKLAEDKIKAVGGVCVLSA; encoded by the exons ATG tctacacataaaaagaagacaagGAAGCTCCGTGGTCACGTAAGCCATGGCCATGGACGTATAG GTAAACACAGGAAACATCCTGGTGGACGTGGTAATGCTGGTGGTTTGCACCATCATCGTATCAACTTTGATAAATACCATCCTGGTTACTTTGGAAag CTTGGTATGCGAAATTACCATTTAAGGCGGAATACAAAATGGTGCCCCACCTTAAATTTGGATAAACTATGGACATTAGTTTCTGAACAAACCAGACTTAAATATAAGAATTCAGAAAACAAAGTTCCAGTAATTGATTTGGTTAAAGCG gGATATTACAAACTTCTGGGCAAAGGACGACTTCCTAAACAACCAGTTATTGTTAAAGCCAAATTTTTCAGTAAACTGGCAGAAGACAAAATTAAGGCAGTTGGAGGAGTTTGTGTTCTGTCTGCCTAA